Proteins from a genomic interval of Acidobacteriota bacterium:
- a CDS encoding alpha/beta hydrolase, whose amino-acid sequence MASAEFNGTRLEYHELGRGEPVVLVHGSATDYRTWDLQREAFAEHHRVIDYSRRFHWPNQPIEEGRDYSMAEQVSDLEALLRSLDAAPAHLVGHSYGAFLCLLVAMNKPSLIRTLALAEPPAITLFVSADPKPLEILRLLVTRPRTAIAIIRFGLTGILPAKNAFRKGDLEGGVRAFGDATFGRGGYDRLSDAQKAQVRDNLGNAKAELLGSGFLPLDPEALRTVAKPTLLITGENSVALFHRVTDRLEELLPRTERIEVSEASHAMNEDNAADYNAAVLSFIEKHGGNV is encoded by the coding sequence ATGGCATCTGCAGAGTTCAACGGCACGCGACTCGAGTACCACGAGCTGGGGAGAGGTGAACCTGTCGTCCTCGTCCACGGCTCGGCCACCGATTATCGAACGTGGGATCTCCAGCGGGAGGCCTTCGCCGAACATCATCGCGTCATCGACTACAGCCGGCGTTTCCACTGGCCGAATCAGCCAATTGAAGAAGGGCGCGATTACTCGATGGCTGAACAGGTATCGGACCTCGAGGCGCTCCTCCGATCGCTCGATGCCGCTCCGGCCCACCTCGTCGGACATTCCTACGGAGCTTTTCTCTGCCTGCTTGTCGCCATGAATAAACCCTCGCTCATCCGTACCCTCGCGCTCGCCGAGCCGCCCGCGATCACGCTGTTCGTCAGCGCCGACCCGAAGCCGCTCGAAATTCTCCGGCTGCTGGTCACCCGGCCACGCACCGCGATCGCGATCATCAGATTCGGACTCACCGGGATCCTTCCTGCGAAGAACGCATTCAGGAAGGGTGACCTCGAAGGAGGAGTCCGCGCATTCGGCGATGCAACGTTCGGCCGCGGAGGGTACGATCGATTATCTGACGCCCAAAAAGCTCAGGTACGCGACAACCTCGGAAACGCAAAAGCAGAGCTCCTCGGTTCGGGTTTTCTGCCGCTCGATCCGGAAGCGCTGCGCACCGTGGCGAAACCGACGCTGCTCATCACGGGCGAGAACAGCGTCGCACTCTTTCATCGCGTCACGGACCGTCTGGAAGAGCTTCTGCCCCGGACCGAGCGGATCGAAGTCTCGGAGGCATCGCATGCGATGAACGAGGACAACGCCGCAGACTACAATGCCGCGGTGCTGTCGTTCATCGAAAAGCATGGCGGTAACGTCTGA
- a CDS encoding ornithine cyclodeaminase family protein: MTRTVILGHDDVIDLLPMRECIGVMREAFSALARGEVHQPLRSLVRSSDPSGFLGLMPAFRGGNRSFWGLKEVCVFPGNPARGLDSHLGAVLLHDGSTGELLAIAEASAVTSIRTAAVTALATDLLARRDASVVAIAGTGAQARAHAQAIPLIREVSEIRVAGRTPEASAAFCQEMRRRVDCALTPVGTVEEAVRDADIVVTATSSKTPILNRPWVSGGAHLNLVGASVRTAREADGATIAAGRLYVDRRESTINESGDYLFALEEAVIDQSHIQAEIGEVLLDSNLGRRTRDEITIFKSLGLAIEDLAATAWLYERANASARGNWVDF, translated from the coding sequence GTGACCCGCACGGTCATCCTCGGACACGACGACGTGATCGATCTCCTCCCGATGCGCGAATGCATCGGCGTCATGCGGGAGGCGTTCTCGGCCCTCGCCCGTGGGGAAGTCCACCAGCCGCTTCGCTCACTCGTCCGGTCATCGGATCCATCGGGCTTTCTCGGCCTGATGCCGGCGTTCCGCGGAGGCAATCGTTCATTCTGGGGCCTGAAGGAGGTCTGCGTCTTTCCCGGAAACCCCGCTCGGGGCCTCGACAGCCATCTCGGAGCCGTTCTGCTGCACGATGGATCGACCGGTGAGCTTCTCGCCATCGCGGAGGCTTCCGCGGTGACGTCGATTCGAACCGCGGCCGTGACCGCGCTGGCCACCGATCTGCTCGCGCGACGGGACGCTTCCGTCGTTGCGATCGCCGGCACCGGTGCTCAGGCTCGCGCGCACGCCCAGGCAATCCCGCTCATCCGGGAGGTGAGCGAGATTCGAGTGGCGGGGCGCACGCCTGAAGCGTCGGCGGCGTTCTGCCAGGAGATGCGCCGGCGGGTCGACTGCGCCCTCACGCCTGTCGGAACCGTCGAGGAGGCGGTGCGGGACGCCGACATCGTCGTGACGGCTACGAGCTCGAAAACACCCATCCTCAATCGTCCATGGGTTTCCGGAGGTGCTCATCTCAACCTGGTAGGGGCGAGCGTCCGAACCGCGAGAGAGGCCGACGGCGCGACGATCGCGGCCGGGCGGCTCTACGTCGACCGCCGCGAGTCGACCATCAACGAATCGGGAGACTACCTCTTCGCTCTCGAGGAAGCTGTGATCGACCAGAGCCACATTCAGGCGGAGATCGGCGAGGTCCTGCTCGATTCCAATCTCGGGCGTCGAACCCGAGACGAGATCACGATCTTCAAATCGCTCGGCCTCGCGATCGAGGATCTCGCCGCCACAGCCTGGCTGTATGAAAGGGCTAACGCTTCGGCCCGCGGCAACTGGGTCGACTTCTGA
- a CDS encoding DUF421 domain-containing protein, with protein MSEFNFWNYLLGIDDPDLDATQMILRATIVYVATIAMIRIGERRVLGKNTAFDVILGVVLGSSLSRAINGNASLMPTIFAGFMLIVLHWSFASLSYHHPWFGRLVKGRPLKLVSDGERIEKNFARAHITERDLEEAARRRAGSDPDEADEIRLERSGEISFVSHERDQTPDQKPQPRILDIAIADGVQTVRVELM; from the coding sequence ATGTCCGAATTCAACTTCTGGAACTACCTGCTCGGAATCGACGATCCGGATCTCGACGCGACACAAATGATCCTGCGCGCCACGATCGTCTACGTCGCCACGATCGCCATGATCCGGATCGGAGAGCGCCGGGTGCTGGGCAAGAACACCGCGTTCGACGTAATTCTCGGCGTCGTGCTCGGATCGTCCCTGAGTCGCGCGATCAACGGCAACGCCAGCCTGATGCCGACAATCTTCGCCGGCTTCATGCTGATCGTGTTGCACTGGTCCTTCGCGTCACTGTCCTACCATCACCCATGGTTCGGACGGCTGGTCAAGGGGCGCCCGTTGAAACTCGTCTCGGACGGCGAGCGGATCGAAAAGAACTTCGCCAGGGCTCACATCACAGAACGCGACCTCGAGGAAGCGGCGCGACGGCGCGCGGGGTCCGATCCGGACGAGGCCGATGAAATTCGTCTCGAACGGAGCGGCGAGATCAGTTTCGTCTCGCACGAGCGTGATCAGACTCCGGATCAGAAGCCTCAGCCGAGGATCCTCGACATCGCGATCGCGGACGGTGTCCAGACGGTGCGCGTCGAACTGATGTAG
- a CDS encoding ABC transporter permease: MNFLESFRESLANLNRHKLRTILTMLGMIFGVGAVIAMLSIGAGGEREALEMISRLGLDNVIIRAKQIEPEMRDEIRKNSLGVSMRDAEAISQALEEVSGVLPRVGVETWRIGSENGRAQGKVFGVSWRQPETSTVDLAAGRFIDRRDEESHAQVAVVGAEIARDLFGDAPPVGKLVKVNDIWFQVIGVLAPPAGTSEEIEGVAIASPSREILIPASTALRKFARDPLEAPVDEIIVRLEPGSSATRAAAAMQPLISRLHGGVDDFEIVVPEALLEQSRSTQRIFNIVMGSIAGISLLVGGIGIMNIMLATVLERTREIGVRRAIGATRKDIQRQFVIESFSISLLGGLTGILAGIIIAQLVAASAGWPTVITPASILLSTGVSISVGVISGIYPANRAAKLDPIEALRYE; encoded by the coding sequence TTGAACTTTCTCGAATCGTTCCGCGAGTCGCTCGCCAACCTCAACCGCCACAAGCTCCGCACGATCCTCACGATGCTCGGAATGATCTTCGGCGTCGGCGCGGTCATCGCCATGCTTTCGATCGGCGCCGGTGGCGAGCGTGAAGCGCTCGAGATGATCAGCCGGCTCGGACTCGACAACGTGATCATCCGGGCGAAACAGATCGAACCCGAGATGAGGGACGAGATCCGGAAGAATTCGCTCGGCGTCTCGATGCGGGACGCCGAGGCCATCAGTCAGGCACTCGAAGAAGTCTCCGGCGTTCTGCCGAGAGTCGGTGTCGAGACCTGGCGAATCGGATCGGAAAACGGCCGGGCGCAGGGGAAGGTCTTCGGAGTCTCGTGGCGTCAGCCGGAGACTTCGACAGTCGACCTCGCCGCGGGACGCTTCATCGACCGGCGCGATGAAGAATCACACGCTCAGGTCGCCGTCGTCGGAGCGGAGATCGCACGCGACCTCTTCGGCGACGCCCCGCCCGTCGGAAAGCTCGTCAAGGTCAATGACATCTGGTTCCAGGTGATCGGCGTGCTCGCACCTCCCGCGGGAACGAGTGAAGAGATCGAAGGAGTCGCCATCGCCTCCCCCTCACGGGAGATTCTGATCCCGGCCTCGACCGCGCTTCGCAAATTCGCGCGCGATCCTCTCGAAGCGCCTGTCGACGAGATCATCGTCCGGCTCGAGCCGGGCTCGTCGGCGACTCGCGCCGCCGCCGCAATGCAGCCGCTCATTTCGCGGCTCCACGGAGGCGTCGACGATTTCGAGATCGTCGTCCCGGAGGCTCTGCTCGAGCAGAGCCGGAGCACCCAGCGGATCTTCAACATCGTCATGGGATCGATCGCAGGGATCTCGCTGCTGGTCGGCGGCATCGGGATCATGAACATCATGCTCGCGACCGTGCTCGAGCGGACGCGCGAGATCGGTGTGCGGCGCGCGATCGGCGCGACGCGGAAGGACATCCAGCGCCAGTTCGTCATCGAGTCCTTCTCGATCAGTCTGCTCGGCGGACTGACCGGAATCCTCGCCGGCATCATCATCGCGCAACTGGTCGCCGCCTCGGCCGGCTGGCCTACCGTGATCACTCCGGCCTCCATCCTTCTCTCGACCGGCGTCTCCATCTCGGTCGGTGTCATCTCCGGCATCTATCCGGCGAACCGGGCCGCGAAGCTCGACCCGATCGAAGCGCTCCGATACGAGTAA
- a CDS encoding HlyD family efflux transporter periplasmic adaptor subunit: protein MSRRKNWIAAAAVAIAIAVVILIGAAGAQQDEVSTLRVQKGKFIRTVTAEGYLKASASTPLAAPRDAPGGLKIAWLEKDGSYVREGDVIVRFDPTDFENELAAAGVDRQSIDNRFSAALESSGATSSNLRRDASQAQREYDAAQKFEVTDADIFSRHEVIESMIDSDLALERREYAEDMLGVRGSITEAEREMLRIEQRTADTKLDRARRGLEALEIIAPHPGIVIFQRDWRGELPTVGSSVFPGRPIAEIPDIDSMEAEIFILEADAGGVSVGQTAEVRIDSVPNRTFRGEVKRVDSVARPRVRGVPVQYFGVIVSFAATEPEAMKPGARVSAKITIEELDDVVTVPRQAVWDRDGRRFVHVERGGKFVPAEIQTGAASLGRVVVTSGLDEGDLVVLSGIEEREIEGDEAAGDGGTS, encoded by the coding sequence ATGTCGAGAAGAAAGAACTGGATAGCGGCCGCTGCGGTTGCAATCGCGATCGCCGTCGTGATCCTCATCGGCGCCGCCGGAGCGCAACAGGACGAAGTCTCGACTCTCCGGGTCCAGAAGGGAAAGTTCATCAGGACGGTCACCGCGGAGGGGTATCTCAAGGCGAGTGCCTCCACACCGCTGGCTGCTCCGCGAGACGCTCCGGGGGGTCTGAAGATCGCGTGGCTCGAAAAGGATGGCTCCTACGTCCGGGAGGGCGACGTCATCGTGCGCTTCGATCCAACCGACTTCGAGAACGAGCTCGCAGCCGCCGGTGTCGACCGCCAGTCGATCGACAACCGCTTTTCAGCGGCACTCGAGAGCTCCGGCGCAACCAGCAGCAACCTTCGTCGTGACGCCTCCCAGGCACAGCGGGAGTACGACGCGGCTCAGAAGTTCGAAGTGACCGACGCAGACATCTTCTCCCGTCATGAGGTGATCGAATCGATGATCGACAGCGATCTCGCGCTCGAAAGGCGGGAGTACGCAGAAGACATGCTCGGCGTCCGCGGCTCGATCACGGAAGCGGAACGGGAGATGCTCCGAATCGAGCAGCGAACCGCGGACACGAAGCTCGATCGCGCAAGACGGGGCCTCGAAGCGCTCGAGATCATCGCGCCGCATCCCGGCATCGTCATCTTTCAGCGCGACTGGCGAGGTGAGCTCCCGACGGTCGGCTCCTCCGTCTTCCCGGGACGTCCGATCGCCGAGATCCCCGACATCGATTCGATGGAGGCCGAGATCTTCATCCTCGAAGCCGATGCCGGCGGCGTCTCCGTGGGGCAGACCGCGGAGGTGCGGATCGACTCGGTCCCGAACCGGACGTTCAGGGGCGAGGTCAAGCGCGTCGATTCAGTCGCTCGCCCCAGAGTGCGCGGCGTCCCCGTCCAGTACTTCGGAGTGATCGTGTCGTTCGCCGCGACCGAGCCCGAGGCGATGAAGCCCGGCGCCCGCGTCTCTGCGAAGATCACCATCGAAGAGCTCGACGACGTGGTCACCGTTCCCCGCCAGGCCGTCTGGGACCGGGATGGCCGGAGATTCGTCCACGTCGAACGCGGCGGGAAATTCGTCCCTGCCGAGATCCAGACCGGCGCCGCTTCTCTCGGCCGCGTGGTCGTCACCTCGGGACTCGACGAAGGCGATCTCGTCGTGCTCAGCGGAATCGAGGAGCGGGAGATCGAGGGAGATGAAGCAGCAGGTGACGGAGGAACGAGTTGA
- a CDS encoding efflux RND transporter periplasmic adaptor subunit — MTIKKPLARNALLVIAIIAVLGFGVAFAQNRIAARNAGEWVRVTRGDLVTGVEITGSLVSTSSVTIGPPPLTNFWDFKIAMMAPEGSEVTKGQPILAFDTQRLQDMLRDRQSRADSAQAEIDKTTADLRLRKEDNELKLAEAESRARKAELKLEAPDELIGVREREQYQVDFAIAKKEIEYIRTKNAALERAAISQIRSLESKRDQDLASVREIEENLQRLTIRAPRAGTVVYLADRRNEKKKVGDQVWRMDKILELPDLDSLHAEGEIDEADSGKVEIGQQVRFRLDAHPENEIIGVVRSIGNAIRVSDVSPLKVLDVEIELPEIDRETMRPGMRFRGLIELGRAENVLTIPVSAVTIREDGPVVTRRTMLSIEETPVEIGRSNDTRVEIISGLSLNDEVLVAGESEED, encoded by the coding sequence GTGACGATCAAAAAACCCCTCGCGCGCAACGCTCTGCTAGTGATCGCGATCATCGCCGTTCTCGGCTTCGGTGTCGCATTCGCCCAGAACCGGATCGCCGCCCGCAACGCCGGCGAATGGGTCAGGGTGACGCGGGGCGATCTCGTGACCGGAGTCGAGATCACCGGCTCGCTGGTCTCGACGTCGTCGGTCACGATCGGGCCCCCGCCACTGACGAACTTCTGGGATTTCAAGATCGCAATGATGGCGCCCGAAGGGTCGGAGGTCACAAAGGGTCAGCCGATCCTCGCCTTCGATACGCAAAGGCTTCAGGACATGTTGCGCGACCGTCAGTCCCGGGCCGATTCGGCGCAGGCGGAGATCGACAAGACCACGGCGGATCTCAGACTTCGCAAGGAGGACAACGAGCTGAAGCTTGCCGAGGCGGAATCGCGAGCGAGAAAGGCGGAGCTGAAGCTCGAGGCACCCGACGAGCTCATCGGAGTCCGGGAGCGCGAACAATACCAGGTCGATTTCGCGATCGCGAAGAAGGAGATCGAGTACATCAGGACGAAAAACGCGGCGCTCGAAAGGGCCGCCATATCCCAGATCCGCTCTCTCGAGAGCAAGCGTGATCAGGATCTGGCCAGCGTCAGAGAGATTGAAGAGAACCTTCAGCGATTGACGATCCGCGCGCCGCGCGCGGGCACTGTCGTCTATCTCGCCGATCGCCGTAACGAGAAGAAGAAAGTCGGCGATCAGGTTTGGCGAATGGACAAGATCCTCGAGCTTCCCGACCTCGACTCGCTTCACGCCGAGGGAGAGATCGACGAGGCCGACAGCGGAAAGGTGGAGATCGGACAGCAGGTGCGGTTCCGCCTCGACGCCCATCCGGAAAACGAGATCATCGGCGTCGTCCGCAGTATCGGTAACGCGATCAGGGTCTCCGATGTCAGCCCGCTCAAGGTGCTCGACGTCGAGATCGAGCTCCCCGAGATCGACCGGGAGACGATGCGGCCCGGCATGCGGTTCCGCGGTCTGATCGAGCTGGGCCGCGCGGAGAACGTTCTGACCATCCCGGTGTCCGCGGTGACCATTCGCGAGGATGGTCCGGTCGTCACCCGGAGAACAATGTTATCGATCGAGGAGACCCCGGTCGAGATCGGCCGGTCGAACGACACCCGGGTCGAGATCATTTCGGGACTCTCGCTCAACGATGAAGTCCTCGTGGCCGGGGAATCGGAAGAGGATTGA
- a CDS encoding HlyD family efflux transporter periplasmic adaptor subunit: MRKANLGHIFALLLAAFGCTSERATHVDLRNEPVVRKGTFVERMVLTGEVDAEIAEPIVVPPLPEWRTTIQWIEQDGARVMKGARLVELDTSSFASRLDEIERTELEKGEQLLQKTEEARAEIADKELDYLKKKADLDKAKLDAEIPPEIISVKEYDERQLALDRARTEFEKAKTLLEATRHAQRTEIDNIRLELAEARRQVGIAHQAVETMTLTAPADGLFVINNHPWHGKKIEVGDMAWVGFVIARIPDLSTLEIHARLADVDDRKVVQGMPALVTLDAWPDRRMPGRISRVSPVAEEEGGTSLRRFFQVVVTLDEELPEGIRPGLSARVDVETARIENTLIVPRYALDFSGDTPAVRLTDGTSEPTSVVACNATECAVEGSLEEGTRVAMAKSLIEETGS, from the coding sequence ATGAGAAAAGCAAACCTCGGACACATCTTCGCCCTATTGCTCGCCGCCTTCGGCTGTACCAGTGAGCGAGCGACTCATGTCGACCTTCGGAACGAGCCGGTCGTCAGGAAGGGGACGTTCGTCGAGCGGATGGTCCTCACCGGGGAGGTCGATGCCGAGATTGCCGAGCCAATCGTGGTTCCTCCGCTACCCGAATGGCGAACGACGATCCAGTGGATCGAACAGGATGGGGCCAGAGTCATGAAAGGAGCGCGGCTCGTCGAGCTTGATACCTCCTCATTCGCGAGCCGGCTCGATGAGATCGAGCGGACCGAGCTCGAAAAGGGGGAGCAGCTCCTCCAGAAGACCGAGGAGGCTCGGGCCGAGATCGCAGACAAAGAGCTCGACTACCTGAAAAAGAAGGCGGACCTCGACAAGGCGAAGCTCGATGCCGAGATCCCACCCGAGATCATCTCGGTCAAGGAGTACGACGAGCGCCAGCTCGCGCTCGACAGAGCGAGGACGGAGTTCGAGAAAGCGAAGACTCTGCTGGAGGCGACCAGGCACGCACAGAGAACCGAGATCGACAACATCAGACTCGAGCTCGCCGAAGCCCGTCGCCAGGTGGGAATCGCGCATCAGGCGGTCGAGACGATGACTCTGACCGCCCCCGCCGACGGTCTGTTCGTGATCAACAACCATCCGTGGCATGGCAAGAAAATCGAGGTCGGTGACATGGCGTGGGTAGGATTCGTGATCGCACGGATCCCGGACCTTTCGACTCTCGAGATCCACGCGCGGCTGGCAGATGTCGACGATCGCAAAGTCGTTCAGGGGATGCCGGCGCTGGTGACCCTGGATGCCTGGCCGGATCGGCGGATGCCGGGGCGGATCAGCCGGGTAAGCCCGGTGGCCGAGGAAGAGGGGGGAACTTCGCTCCGCCGCTTCTTCCAGGTCGTGGTCACTCTCGACGAAGAGCTGCCTGAGGGAATCCGGCCCGGACTGAGCGCGCGGGTCGATGTCGAGACCGCGAGGATCGAGAACACCCTGATCGTTCCCCGCTACGCGCTCGACTTCAGCGGTGATACCCCCGCGGTTCGCCTCACCGACGGTACGAGCGAACCCACCTCGGTGGTCGCATGCAATGCGACCGAATGCGCAGTCGAGGGGTCGCTCGAGGAGGGAACGCGCGTCGCGATGGCGAAGTCTCTGATCGAGGAAACCGGATCGTGA
- a CDS encoding helix-turn-helix domain-containing protein produces MPDDAVNVSDEREPLAELGADFQREREARGVTLREIADTTKISSRFLEAIERGDATVLPAPVFTRGFIREYAQYLGLDVEAMVERYMAQVQLDERREAESEAELQERIRGGLPLIGGKGLVRTVIIVIVIGLILGVIAWMASSRVEDSPAEATGAPPAPVVPPARTATAEPEPVVIDSVEVTVRATEPTWMLVAVDGNATEEMTLGPGETRTFRGSENVTFERLGNAGGIQVSLNGVELDPLGRSGQIVNDVSFGIEDARRTVERGGSDLDDE; encoded by the coding sequence ATGCCGGACGATGCCGTGAATGTCAGCGACGAAAGAGAGCCCCTGGCCGAGCTCGGGGCGGATTTCCAGCGGGAGAGAGAGGCCAGAGGTGTCACCCTGCGGGAAATCGCGGATACCACGAAGATCAGCTCCCGTTTCCTGGAAGCAATCGAGCGGGGGGATGCAACGGTCCTCCCGGCGCCGGTGTTCACGCGAGGGTTCATCCGGGAGTACGCCCAATATCTGGGGCTCGACGTGGAAGCAATGGTCGAACGGTACATGGCGCAGGTTCAGCTCGACGAACGGCGCGAGGCGGAATCGGAGGCAGAGCTCCAGGAGCGAATTCGCGGGGGACTGCCTCTGATCGGTGGCAAGGGCCTGGTCCGGACGGTGATCATCGTGATCGTGATCGGACTCATCCTCGGGGTGATCGCCTGGATGGCCTCGAGCCGAGTTGAAGATTCGCCGGCGGAGGCGACCGGGGCCCCTCCGGCGCCGGTCGTGCCGCCGGCCAGGACGGCAACCGCCGAGCCCGAGCCGGTGGTAATCGATTCGGTGGAGGTCACGGTTCGCGCGACGGAGCCGACCTGGATGCTGGTTGCTGTCGACGGGAACGCCACAGAGGAGATGACGCTGGGACCAGGAGAGACCCGCACCTTTCGCGGCTCGGAGAACGTGACCTTCGAGCGGCTCGGAAACGCAGGAGGCATCCAGGTCTCGCTCAATGGCGTCGAGCTCGATCCGCTCGGGCGGTCGGGTCAGATCGTCAATGACGTCAGTTTTGGCATCGAGGATGCGAGGCGTACAGTTGAGCGAGGAGGCTCTGACCTGGACGATGAGTGA
- a CDS encoding DnaJ domain-containing protein, with protein sequence MSTVNYYDVLKVPKKASAEEIRNKFRQLARENHPDRFAGAEREKAEVRFQELTAAMNVLTNPARRKQHDADLQRGTAASQDPKQLAKVYMSHGVKAWQSGDYETARANFDMAVKHDATDAKAWHNLALASAKVPSAAREAVVAAEKAVELEPMNPTYLKDAGLLIMRAGLRIKAQKYLEKALEWSPDDPELLRALGRTGQTSGDQGSKGILDSLFRKG encoded by the coding sequence ATGAGCACCGTCAACTACTACGACGTTCTGAAGGTTCCGAAAAAGGCGAGCGCCGAAGAGATTCGAAACAAGTTTCGTCAGCTCGCACGCGAGAACCATCCCGACCGGTTCGCCGGAGCCGAGCGGGAGAAGGCGGAGGTCCGATTTCAGGAGCTGACCGCCGCGATGAACGTGCTCACCAACCCCGCTCGCCGCAAGCAGCACGACGCCGATCTCCAGCGGGGTACCGCCGCGTCCCAGGACCCGAAACAGCTCGCCAAGGTCTACATGTCCCACGGCGTCAAAGCCTGGCAATCCGGCGACTACGAGACGGCGCGCGCAAACTTCGACATGGCCGTCAAACACGACGCGACCGATGCGAAAGCGTGGCACAATCTGGCACTTGCCAGCGCCAAGGTTCCCTCCGCCGCGCGTGAAGCGGTCGTCGCCGCCGAGAAGGCCGTGGAGCTCGAGCCGATGAATCCGACCTATCTGAAGGATGCCGGGCTGCTGATCATGCGCGCGGGTCTCCGGATCAAGGCGCAGAAATATCTGGAGAAGGCGTTAGAATGGAGCCCGGACGATCCGGAGCTCCTGCGGGCGCTCGGGAGAACGGGCCAGACCTCGGGCGATCAGGGCAGCAAGGGGATCCTCGATTCGCTCTTCAGGAAGGGTTGA
- a CDS encoding Stp1/IreP family PP2C-type Ser/Thr phosphatase produces MQLEAYGLSDVGRQRTINEDCYLVDSENRLFLVADGMGGHAAGEVASRIAADTIKDFIVHTEEDDGTWPHAYDENFSRTTNRLISAMKIANSRVVEAMKKDQRLQGMGTTVVAGLVENGHMSIAHVGDSRAYIVRESQMSRLTHDHSWVFEQVRAGMMTEAEAEKHPLRNVITRALGGASSVVPEAAELDWREGDVLLLCSDGLTGMVEEDDILRIISEADNVEVACKELIDHANERGGVDNITAVLVRFA; encoded by the coding sequence GTGCAATTGGAAGCATACGGACTGTCGGACGTCGGACGTCAGAGGACCATCAACGAGGATTGCTATCTCGTCGACTCCGAAAACCGGCTGTTCCTCGTCGCCGACGGCATGGGCGGACACGCCGCCGGGGAGGTGGCTTCGCGAATCGCCGCCGACACGATCAAGGACTTCATCGTCCATACGGAAGAGGACGATGGAACATGGCCCCACGCCTATGATGAGAACTTCAGTCGCACGACCAATCGGCTGATCTCGGCGATGAAAATCGCCAACTCCCGCGTTGTCGAGGCGATGAAAAAGGATCAGCGGTTGCAAGGGATGGGAACCACGGTAGTGGCGGGGCTGGTCGAAAACGGTCACATGTCCATCGCTCATGTCGGTGATTCCCGCGCCTACATCGTCAGAGAGTCGCAGATGTCGAGGCTGACTCACGACCATTCATGGGTCTTCGAGCAGGTCCGAGCGGGGATGATGACCGAGGCGGAAGCCGAAAAGCATCCGCTTCGCAATGTGATTACCCGTGCACTCGGCGGTGCCAGCTCGGTGGTACCCGAGGCAGCGGAGCTCGACTGGCGGGAAGGCGACGTCCTGCTCCTCTGCTCGGATGGGCTCACCGGAATGGTCGAAGAGGACGACATCCTCCGGATCATCAGCGAGGCCGACAACGTCGAGGTCGCCTGCAAAGAGCTGATCGATCATGCAAACGAGCGGGGCGGAGTCGACAACATCACCGCCGTGTTGGTCCGTTTCGCCTGA